GATGTCGGCCCAGCCCAATCCGCCAGCGCTGGCTCCCGGCCCGGCAAAGGCCGCCGACTGCGCCGCCGGGCGCAGGAACGTGCCGCGCACCGTGTCGCCGGGCCGATGGGCCCGTCGGAAGCGCGCCGCGCGTTCCGGGTCGTGCCCGGTTCCCTGACGGTCGCCCGGGCCGCCGGACAGTCCCGTGGATGCAGTGCCGGAAGCGTGGCGGATGCGCTCGCTCATTTCCGGGCATCTCCACTGGTCCGGGCATCTTCACTGGTCCGGGCATCCCCGCCGGGACGGCCCGGACTCGCATGGGCGTTCGTGCGGGCATCCGGCAGGGTGGCGGGAACCGTGGCGCCCTTCGCGCCGTTGTCCGGGTCGCGCGCCGCATCGGCGTTGCCACTGTCCCCGGCGTGATGCTCGCGGCGGCAGCGCCCTTCGTTGGACTGCTTGCAGGCGTCACACACCGCCCCCTTGAGGTAGCGGCGGTAGCACAGGGCCAGCGCATCGGTCAGGGTTTCCGCCATGTTGTCCGCGCCCAGTTGCGGCACAAGGCCGGACCGCTCGAACACCGCGCGCACGGCGGGCTTCACCCCGCTCAGCACCAGGGCCACCCCGCGCCGCTGGCACTTGCGCAGGAACTGCTGGAAGGCGTGCACCCCGGTGGCGTCCACCCAGTGCACCTGGCGCAGGTGCAGGATCACCGCGCGGTGGCCGAAATCCTCGTATTCGTACAGCCGCTGCTCCAACTCGTCCACGGCACCGAAGAACAGCGTGCCTTCAATGGAGTACACGGCCAGGTTGGGGCAGCACGGCCCGGCGGGCAGGCCCTGCAATTCCGGGCTGTCGCAGGTGTCCATGCGGGTCACCAGCGGGTGCGACACCTTGCGCAGGAACAGCACCAGCGAAAGCAGCACCCCCACGAACACGGCCTTTTCCAGGTCCAGCAACAGGGTGGCGGCAAAGGTGGCCAGCAGCACCGTGCGGTCGGCGCGGGTGGCCTTCAGCGCCAGGGCAATGCCGTGCTTGTCGACCATGCCCCAGGCGATGATCATCAGGATGCCCGCCAGCGCGGCAATGGGGATGTACGCGGCCAGCGGGGCCAGCAACAGCACCGCCAGCAGGGTGATCACCCCGGAAAGCGCCCCGGCGAAGCGGGTGCGCGCCCCGGCCACGAAATTGACGGCGCTGCGGGTGAACGAGCCGCTGCCCGGAATGCCCGAAAAGAACCCGGCGGCAATGTTGGCCAGCCCCTGGGCCACGAATTCGCGGCTGCCGTCCACCTGCTCGCCCCGCGCGCCCGCCAGGGTCTTGGCGATGGACAGCGCCTCCACCACGCCCAGCAGGGCAATGGCCAGGGCGGGCATGAACAGGTCGCGCATCACCTGCGCGTCGGGCGCGGGCGGCAGCGAAAAGGGCGGCAACCCGGCGGGGATGGCCCCCACCACCTTCACCCCGTGCGCGCCAAGGTCCAGCGCCCACGCGGCCACGCCCGATGCGGCCACGGCCAGGAACGCGGCGGGCAGGCGGCGGTGCACCCGCGCGATGCCCAACGCCACGGCCATGGCGAACAGCCCCGTGCCCAGCGCCCACGGGTTGGTCTGGGGCAGGTGGCGCAGGGTGGACAGCACCAGTTCCACGAACGTGGGTGCGTTGCCGATGCTGACGCCCAGCAGGTTCTTGAGTTGCCCCACGGCAATGAGCACGGCGGCCCCGGCGGTAAAGCCCACCATCACCGAATGGGAGATGAAGTGCACCAGTTCGCCCAGCCGGGCGAGGCCCATGAGCACCTGCAACAGCCCGGCCAGGATGGCCACGCCGAACACGTAGGCCATGCGCGTCTCTTCCGGCAGGGCGGACAGGGGCACGCCGTTGACCACGGTTTCGGCCATGGTGGCGAAGAGCAGCATGGCGATGGCGTTGGTGGGGCCCGCGACGAGGTAGCGCGATGCCCCCCACAGCGCGGCCACGATCACCGGCACGATGGCCGCGTACAGCCCGTATTTGGGATGCACCCCGGCAATGACCGCATAGGCCATGGACTGCGGCAGGGCCACCACGGCCACGGTCAGCGCGGCCAGCACGTCGGCCCGCAGCGCCTGCATGGAATAGCCGCGCAGGCTTTCCACGAAGGGCAGGGCGGCGCACAGCAGCTTGTCGCCAAGGCCGCGCGGGGGCACCGGGCAGGCCGCGCCGCCGGGTTGGGCGGGCGGGCCGGACCGGCCTGGCGGGACAGGGGAGCCGGAATCGCCCGCACCTGCGGAGTTGCCGGTGGAGCGGGAAGTAGCTGATGTCTCTGGCGTTGGTGTGTCGGGCATGGTCTCACCGTAGGGCTTGGGGCACCCCGCCGGAACGCATGGGGGTGCCGAGCATGCCCACAGGATGCCTTCGAAGGGTCCGTGTGTCCAGCACGGTTGCCGGAAACGGGGCGTGGCGCGGCGGGCCCGCCGCGACGGATTTTTGGCCATGGCCCGCTTCCGGACCTTCCCGTGCCCGTGCCGTGGGCATCGCCGCGTTGCCCGCCAGCCCCTTCCGCAACCGCCGGGGCCTTGCGGCCCA
Above is a window of Nitratidesulfovibrio sp. SRB-5 DNA encoding:
- a CDS encoding SulP family inorganic anion transporter is translated as MPDTPTPETSATSRSTGNSAGAGDSGSPVPPGRSGPPAQPGGAACPVPPRGLGDKLLCAALPFVESLRGYSMQALRADVLAALTVAVVALPQSMAYAVIAGVHPKYGLYAAIVPVIVAALWGASRYLVAGPTNAIAMLLFATMAETVVNGVPLSALPEETRMAYVFGVAILAGLLQVLMGLARLGELVHFISHSVMVGFTAGAAVLIAVGQLKNLLGVSIGNAPTFVELVLSTLRHLPQTNPWALGTGLFAMAVALGIARVHRRLPAAFLAVAASGVAAWALDLGAHGVKVVGAIPAGLPPFSLPPAPDAQVMRDLFMPALAIALLGVVEALSIAKTLAGARGEQVDGSREFVAQGLANIAAGFFSGIPGSGSFTRSAVNFVAGARTRFAGALSGVITLLAVLLLAPLAAYIPIAALAGILMIIAWGMVDKHGIALALKATRADRTVLLATFAATLLLDLEKAVFVGVLLSLVLFLRKVSHPLVTRMDTCDSPELQGLPAGPCCPNLAVYSIEGTLFFGAVDELEQRLYEYEDFGHRAVILHLRQVHWVDATGVHAFQQFLRKCQRRGVALVLSGVKPAVRAVFERSGLVPQLGADNMAETLTDALALCYRRYLKGAVCDACKQSNEGRCRREHHAGDSGNADAARDPDNGAKGATVPATLPDARTNAHASPGRPGGDARTSEDARTSGDARK